A genomic segment from Rhizoctonia solani chromosome 11, complete sequence encodes:
- a CDS encoding U3 small nucleolar RNA-associated protein 10 codes for MLDQHSKVRTKLPKSAPDSTRTDPIQSKDAFTQPSSCDRLATDRIGEELNPDACIWRLYAEEAKEYDGEMAYERNKNLDTMLLFATLFSAIVTAFLMESTDLLEQDSSEVSTQLLLKLLHSQQRIEMGVSDSTAPIFELPNFVPSATARLINILWFTALMISLGAAVVAILAKEWLSAFMSYRTRQAHEYALQRQARLISLDTWNLLPIIDLLPTLLNFALFVFSVGLIVRLWILDFVVAAVITTVSTIVGGIYLFVVISGAVNPPEICPYQARLSFYIRRMLSQSLFRFLGTNRCASPGSPKFVKSTDLSLLTWLHNHSSDPTLKSYVTQALAGLRSLNLGLPKFWSTRKKPEELRIIYQRNSQIIGPLFDLGAQAIDQLQMMPVKALVWAAEWPALTPSAYAYLVAAELKIVRHALASLNSYENEKTRASQHHKTIEMVPTCVQAGLQNLDENSLQLRCSSVLTRTALVLKSSVSHLKSKGSQEVQSAMITLILEATKLIAQEKPRSSNNTRRFGTPGYSDTLNKEISITIISESNTMHRIGCKRRIRNFELMEVLLELCGDGNTMGELPLETFRVAAFNLLLNYWPAYLRQWRVDDIEHFTQFPWKIQDWEEIPFQTAPYSPQKLSEITIYRSIVLASIATSLHWMLGRCDLLQLVLEPLVSGSSILSKSIRKFKRNATPRALINFYRWLPTNEALEQCCMAIDPTPADSILPADEEIRYKISWCIARLIATTRAFVDGTRTVDIFSLARLKHSHSTEHKGARVDGSWRLYMRHRKRPSKTLPHQ; via the exons ATG CTAGATCAGCATTCCAAAGTTCGCACCAAGCTGCCAAAGTCCGCGCCCGATTCAACACGTACTGATCCCATACAAAGCAAAGATGCCTTTACTCAACCATCCAGCTGCGACAGACTAGCGACAGACAGAATTGGAGAAGAGCTCAACCCAGATGCATGCATTTGGAGACTATATGCCGAAGAGGCAAAGGAATACGATGGTGAAATGGCCTATGAGAGAAACAAAAATTTGGACACGATGCTCTTATTt GCTACCTTGTTCTCAGCAATCGTAACTGCATTTCTCATGGAATCCACGGATCTTCTAGAACAGGACTCTTCCGAAGTGTCGACTCAGCTCCTGCTGAAGCTTTTGCATTCTCAGCAGCGTATTGAAATGGGAGTATCTGATTCTACCGCGCCGATTTTCGAGTTGCCCAATTTTGTTCCATCTGCTACTGCCCGGTTGATAAACATACTATGGTTTACGGCTCTAATGATCTCCTTGGGAGCAGCAGTGGTTGCTATACTGGCCAAAGAATGGCTAAGCGCATTTATGTCATATCGCACACGACAGGCACACGAGTATGCGCTGCAGCGCCAGGCTCGTCTGATATCTCTGGATACGTGGAATCTCCTCCCAATCATCGATCTCCTTCCAACATTGTTGAATTTTGCACTTTTTGTGTTCTCCGTCGGGCTAATCGTACGACTGTGGATCCTGGACTTTGTTGTCGCAGCGGTCATCACAACCGTCAGCACTATCGTAGGAGGGATTTATCTCTTCGTTGTTATTTCGGGTGCGGTGAATCCACCAGAGATTTGTCCTTACCAGGCCCGTTTATCTTTCTACATTAGAAGGATGCTTTCACAAAGCCTATTCAGGTTCCTTGGAACAAACCGATGCGCTAGTCCGGGATCACCAAAATTTGTCAAATCAACGGATCTGAGCCTACTCACTTGGCTTCACAATCATTCCAGCGATCCAACTCTGAAAAGCTACGTTACCCAGGCACTCGCCGGTCTCAGGTCATTGAACCTCGGGCTACCAAAATTTTGGTCCACGAGGAAGAAACCTGAGGAGCTGCGTATTATTTATCAAAGAAATTCGCAGATCATTGGTCCCCTATTTGATCTCGGTGCTCAAGCAATAGATCAGCTTCAAATGATGCCTGTTAAAGCTCTCG TTTGGGCCGCAGAATGGCCCGCCTTAACACCCAGCGCCTACGCTTACTTAGTAGCTGCAGAACTCAAGATCGTTAGACATGCTTTGGCATCTTTAAACTCGTACGAGAACGAAAAAACGCGCGCGAGCCAACATCACAAGACGATAGAAATGGTTCCAACCTGTGTCCAAGCCGGACTTCAAAACCTGGACGAAAACAGCCTTCAGCTGCGTTGTAGTTCTGTATTGACGCGTACAGCCCTGGTGCTCAAGTCTAGCGTCAGTCACTTGAAGTCCAAAGGGAGCCAGGAAGTACAGTCGGCAATGATTACCCTAATTCTGGAAGCCACAAAACttatcgcccaggaaaaACCGAGGTCAAGCAACAACACAAGGCGATTTGGGACTCCCGGATACTCAGATACGTTGAACAAGGAAATCTCAATCACGATTATATCCGAGAGTAACACGATGCATCGCATTGGTTGTAAGCGACGGATACGCAATTTCGAACTTATGGAAGTCCTGCTAGAGCTCTGTGGAGATGGGAATACTATGGGCGAATTACCTCTTGAAACCTTCCGGGTTGCTGCTTTCAACTTACTCCTCAATTACTGGCCCGCGTACCTCCGACAGTGGAGAGTGGATGATATTGAGCACTTTACACAATTTCCGTGGAAGATCCAGGACTGGGAGGAAATTCCATTTCAAACTGCACCCTACAGTCCACAAAAACTGTCTGAAATAACAATATACCGATCTATAGTGTTGGCTTCTATCGCTACAAGTCTACACTGGATGTTGGGTAGATGCGACCTGCTTCAGCTTGTCCTCGAACCGTTAGTCTCCGGCTCTAGTATACTGTCGAAATCGATTAGAAAGTTCAAGAGAAACGCCACTCCAAGAGCTCTCATTAACTTCTATCGGTGGCTACCTACGAACGAGGCATTAGAACAGTGTTGTATGGCGATAGATCCTACACCAGCGGACTCCATCCTACCAGCGGACGAGGAAATCCGGTATAAAATATCTTGGTGTATTGCTCGTCTGATAGCAACAACAAGGGCATTTGTCGACGGCACCCGGACTGTGGATATATTTTCTCTGGCACGATTGAAACATTCACATTCGACAGAGCACAAAGGGGCGCGAGTGGACGGGTCATGGAGATTATATATGCGGCATCGCAAGCGGCCGAGCAAGACATTACCGCACCAGTAA